In a genomic window of Streptomyces sp. NBC_01231:
- a CDS encoding SDR family NAD(P)-dependent oxidoreductase codes for MADDDKYVEYLKRVTGELRQTRRQLREAEERDREPIAITAMSCRFPGSVGSPEDLWKLVDEGGDAIGRFPDDRGWDIEDRFDPDSDKPGAISSREGGFLHAAGEFDAAFFGMSPREALATDPQQRLLLEASWELFERAGIRPATVRGSATGVFVGAAKYGYGEGPVEASEDVSGLMLAGNAASVASGRISYVLGLEGPTVTVDTACSSSLVALHMAVRALRSRECDMALAGGVAVMATPGMFFEFTRQRGLAPDGRCKAFSDDADGTGWSEGVGMLLVERLSDARRNGHPVLAVVRGSAVNSDGASNGLTAPNGPSQQRVIEQALADADLGAGDVDAVDGHGTGTSLGDPIEAQALLATYGRARDTEHPLLLGSVKSNLGHTQAAAGVAGIIKMVMALRHGRLPRSLHISEPSSHVEWSAGHVRLLTEPADWPDTEDRPRRAAVSSFGISGTNAHTILEQAPAEEPAADPAGEGTGATGPAAAASARPVAAAPTAPQGAPSATAAARSRVPVLPWILSARSEAALRGQAARLGEWAANDSTCAPPDVDIAHALVTTRQTFEHRAVVMAEDRAAALRSLAALAQEDGHAAPGVVRGRALRGATAFLFSGQGAQRLGMGRELYEQFPAFTEAFDAVCAHVDGLRDVVFGDDADTLDRTEFTQPALFAHEVALYRLLESWGVKPKYLMGHSLGELVAAHVAGVWSMADACRLVAARGRLMQALPAGGAMVSVEATEDEVAPLVAAHGGVVSVAAVNGPRAIVLSGDEAAVEEIARRLAGQGRRTKRLRGGHAFHSARMDAVLDEFRAVAEQVTYLRPRITLVSNVTGHAATMDELRSPDYWVRHLRQAVRYADGVTWLADQGVSRYLEVGPDSTLTALAEACLPDDTTERVCLATARKDRPEALTLLTAVAGAFAHGAPVDWETVLGTGGTDTAGGRTGRRVELPTYAFQRDRYWLRMAAQPLGDVAAAGLGSAGHPLLSAVVRVADDEQILLTGRLSVKSHPWLADHTVSDVILLPGTAFVELALRAGDEVGCDLLEELTLEAPLVLPEKGAAQLQLSIGAPDASGRRPLAVYARPENGADEGTEWTRHASATLATDTTRPSFELTAWPPDGAEPVALDGFYAALAETGYQYGPVFQGLTNVWRHDGHWYAEVALPEEQHKEAARFGLHPAVLDAALQAQLAARTGEGEGGVSLPFAWSGVRLHAVGATALRVRITPEGANGVGLWIADTTGQPVATVGTLVSRAVPVDGLRAAADPAEGLLYGVRWTPVVTAPSAPVAPGRYVLGDDAGLDQGWTRAASLADLPDAPGTVVLPCTPAAHADPGTVTTQVLRTVQDWLADDRFADARLVVVTRGAVATRTGEDVPGLAAAAVWGLIRSAQSENPGRLFLLDVDDASEAALSAAVALADSGGEPQLALRNGETLVPRLSRTGEIREPTGETRERTGESREATWDSEGTVLITGGTGALGALVARHLVTRHGVRSLVLASRRGPDAPGAAELRAELTALGTEVTVEACDVADRDALAALLARVPADRPLRGVVHTAGALDDGVLDSLTEDRLEQVLRPKALAALNLHEATKDLDLSAFVLFSSAAGLLGGAGQANYAAANTFLDSLAHHRRARGLPAVSLAWSLWAGSGGMTGGLREDDLSRIAASGLPPLTAEQGLALFDAALETGEALLAPLRLDLAALRGAAAAGRLPVLLRGLVRAPTRRAVEAATTDASGLARRLVGLEADERERVLLDIVRRHVATALGHGTPGAVGADQSFKDLGFDSLTSVELRNQLGAETGLRLSATLVFDHPRPTELARFLCDEIAGTDAHTADSVVAATDDDPVVVIGMACQYPGGVVSPEDLWRFVSEGGDAISAFPTDRGWDLDRLAGLQAGFLYGASHFDAALFGISPREALAMDPQQRLLLESSWEVLERTGIDPLSLRGTRTGVFVGAMGSGYASGLTGIPEGMEGYIGLGLAGSVIAGRVAYTFGLEGPAMTIDTACSSALVALHLAAHALRQGECSMALAGGVTVMATPGTHTEFTAQNALAADGRCKAFAASADGTSFSEGVGVLLLERLSDAERNGHPVLAVIRGSATNQDGASNGLTAPSGSSQRHVIRQALASAGVTPADVDVVEAHGTGTTLGDPIEAQALFATYGQDRPEGRPLWLGSAKSNFGHTQAAAGAAGIIKMVMAMHHGELPRTLHIDEPSPHIDWSSGTIELLTEPRAWPADASRPRRAGVSSFGISGSNAHVVLEEPPAVRRPEEPREPATGPHAFVVSGHTPDALCDQAARLRAHVLAHPDADARDLGHSLAVTRHALDHRAVVVAEDHEELLAGLAAVAAGESAPDVAQSTADTGGRVAFLFSGQGAQRPGMGRDLYAAHPVYARAFDEVCAELDRHLDGPPLSTVVFASESSAEAALLDRTAYTQAALFAVGTATHALVRSWGARADVLMGHSIGELTAAHAAGVLTLPDACALVAARGRLMQALPEGGAMTAVEATEDEVRAHLDGIDERVAIAALNGPVSVVLSGDEDEVERIAVEFAARGRKTRRLRVSHAFHSSRMDAMLAEFEQAAAGVDFAPPSVPVVSNLTGRTATEDDLCSAAYWVRHVREAVRFCDGVRTLEDEGVTTYLELGPDATLTTMVLDSVRETSTAVAVPLMRRDRPEPRTALLAAGHLHARGHGLDPARLHGDDAHRTELPSYAFQRERYWLEPSAAPAGPAEETPFWDLVEQAERAEQVKREGGVDHVGQDAVGELAARLGLDENASLREVMPALASWRRGLRERSAADAWEHRVVWTPAADPAAASLTGVWLLPVPAGLGDGAWTASVADALAVHGARTVLVPVDCAETDRKQLGELLTGILDGIDQDTPVTGVLSLLAADERPLPGHPSTPSGLAATAALVQALADGALGTSAAPLWCLTAGAVGVHEQEAPAAPEQAAVWGLGRTAALEHPRLWGGLVDLPAGTGTEVPDDVARRMCAVLGGREGEDQVAVRRSGTFLRRLVRATPSGVAGPAPSWSGTVLLTGGTGALGVRTATWLAEQGADRLLVVSRSGGSAESRAELEAAVADFDVDLVVAACDVADRAALARLLAEHPVDAVVHTAGVLDDRLLDTLTPESLEIVLRPKLAAARNLHELTRERDLCAFVLFASVSGTLGSIGQANYAAANAFLDALAQQRLAAGLPATSIAWGPWAGAGMAVENADTEQRMRRGGLNPLDPGRAPEAIGRAVARREAALAVVDVDWARFAAGFTSVRRSPLLSNLPELRDLAAAHPAAAAEENAGEALRARLAGLSADERERALVTLVRTQVAEVLGHASTDRIGAGRAFNALGFDSLMAVELRNRLGAVTGLQLPATLLFDQPNAMALAGFLRGRLTDGADGGGVLAELDRLEASLATMDADDTRRDRIGVRLRALLARWNGGTDGTAGAPAADGATATDDVTDRINSAAADEIFDFIENDLGIS; via the coding sequence GTGGCTGACGACGACAAGTACGTGGAGTACCTCAAGCGGGTGACAGGTGAGCTGCGGCAGACCCGCCGTCAGCTCCGCGAGGCCGAGGAAAGGGACCGGGAGCCCATCGCGATCACCGCGATGAGCTGCAGGTTTCCCGGCTCGGTCGGGTCACCGGAGGACCTGTGGAAGCTCGTCGACGAAGGCGGCGACGCCATCGGGCGCTTCCCGGACGACCGGGGCTGGGACATAGAGGACCGCTTCGATCCCGACTCCGACAAGCCGGGCGCCATCAGCTCCCGTGAGGGTGGATTCCTGCACGCCGCCGGCGAGTTCGACGCCGCCTTCTTCGGCATGAGCCCCCGCGAGGCACTGGCCACCGACCCGCAGCAGCGGCTCCTCCTCGAAGCGTCCTGGGAGCTCTTCGAACGGGCCGGCATCCGCCCCGCCACCGTGCGTGGCAGCGCCACCGGCGTCTTCGTCGGCGCGGCGAAATACGGCTACGGGGAGGGTCCCGTGGAGGCGTCCGAGGACGTCTCCGGTCTGATGCTCGCGGGCAACGCCGCCTCGGTGGCGTCCGGCCGTATCTCCTACGTCCTCGGCCTGGAGGGCCCCACCGTCACGGTGGACACCGCCTGTTCCTCGTCGCTGGTGGCACTGCACATGGCGGTACGGGCGCTCAGGTCGCGGGAGTGCGACATGGCGCTCGCCGGCGGCGTCGCCGTCATGGCGACCCCGGGGATGTTCTTCGAGTTCACTCGGCAACGAGGGCTCGCCCCGGACGGACGGTGCAAGGCGTTCTCCGACGACGCCGACGGCACCGGCTGGTCCGAAGGCGTGGGAATGCTGCTCGTGGAGCGGCTCTCCGACGCGCGCCGCAACGGTCACCCCGTGCTCGCCGTCGTCCGCGGCAGCGCCGTCAACTCGGACGGCGCGAGCAACGGTCTCACCGCCCCCAACGGCCCCTCGCAGCAACGGGTGATCGAACAGGCGCTGGCTGACGCGGACCTCGGCGCCGGTGACGTGGACGCCGTGGACGGGCACGGCACCGGCACCTCGCTCGGCGACCCGATCGAGGCGCAGGCCCTGCTGGCGACGTACGGGCGCGCCCGGGACACGGAGCACCCCCTGCTGCTCGGCTCGGTCAAGTCCAATCTGGGGCACACCCAGGCGGCGGCCGGTGTCGCCGGCATCATCAAGATGGTCATGGCGCTCCGGCACGGCCGGCTGCCCCGCAGCCTCCACATCAGCGAGCCCTCGTCGCACGTGGAGTGGTCGGCCGGGCATGTCCGGCTGCTGACCGAGCCCGCCGACTGGCCGGACACCGAGGACCGTCCTCGCCGCGCGGCCGTCTCCTCCTTCGGCATCAGCGGCACCAACGCGCACACGATCCTGGAACAGGCACCGGCCGAGGAGCCTGCCGCGGACCCGGCCGGCGAAGGGACCGGCGCGACCGGGCCTGCGGCGGCTGCCTCCGCCCGGCCCGTGGCGGCTGCCCCCACCGCGCCCCAAGGCGCACCATCCGCCACGGCCGCGGCGCGCAGCCGGGTCCCCGTCCTCCCCTGGATCCTTTCCGCCCGCAGCGAGGCAGCCCTGCGCGGACAGGCCGCGCGCCTGGGGGAGTGGGCGGCCAACGACAGCACCTGCGCACCGCCCGACGTCGACATCGCCCACGCGCTGGTCACCACCCGGCAGACCTTCGAGCACCGGGCCGTCGTCATGGCCGAGGACCGCGCCGCCGCCCTGCGCTCCCTCGCCGCGCTCGCCCAGGAGGACGGGCACGCGGCGCCCGGCGTCGTCAGGGGACGCGCGCTGCGAGGCGCCACCGCCTTCCTCTTCTCCGGCCAGGGCGCTCAACGCCTCGGTATGGGACGGGAGTTGTACGAACAGTTCCCCGCCTTCACGGAGGCCTTCGACGCCGTCTGCGCGCACGTCGACGGCTTGCGGGACGTCGTCTTCGGCGACGACGCGGACACGTTGGACCGCACCGAGTTCACCCAGCCCGCCCTGTTCGCCCACGAAGTCGCCCTGTACCGCCTGCTGGAGTCCTGGGGCGTCAAGCCCAAGTACCTCATGGGGCACTCCCTCGGCGAGCTGGTCGCGGCCCACGTCGCCGGCGTCTGGTCAATGGCCGACGCCTGCCGCCTGGTCGCGGCCCGCGGCAGGCTGATGCAGGCCCTGCCGGCGGGCGGCGCCATGGTCTCCGTGGAGGCCACGGAGGACGAGGTCGCTCCTCTGGTCGCGGCCCACGGCGGCGTGGTGTCCGTCGCCGCCGTCAACGGTCCCCGCGCCATCGTCCTGTCGGGCGACGAGGCCGCCGTCGAGGAGATCGCGCGGCGCCTGGCCGGCCAGGGCCGGCGCACCAAGCGGCTGCGGGGCGGCCACGCCTTCCACTCCGCCCGCATGGACGCCGTACTCGACGAGTTCCGCGCGGTCGCCGAACAAGTTACCTACCTCCGGCCCCGAATCACCCTCGTCTCGAACGTCACCGGACACGCCGCCACCATGGACGAACTCCGCTCGCCCGATTACTGGGTACGGCACCTGCGGCAGGCCGTCCGCTACGCCGACGGCGTCACCTGGCTGGCCGACCAGGGCGTCAGCCGCTACCTGGAAGTCGGCCCGGACAGCACCCTGACCGCTCTGGCCGAGGCCTGCCTGCCCGACGACACCACCGAACGGGTCTGTCTCGCGACCGCCCGCAAAGACCGGCCCGAGGCCCTCACGTTGCTCACCGCCGTGGCGGGCGCCTTCGCGCACGGTGCCCCAGTGGACTGGGAGACCGTCCTGGGCACGGGGGGCACGGACACCGCGGGCGGGCGGACCGGCCGCCGCGTCGAGCTGCCGACGTACGCGTTCCAGCGCGACCGCTACTGGCTCCGCATGGCCGCCCAGCCCCTCGGTGACGTCGCCGCCGCGGGACTCGGCAGCGCCGGGCACCCACTGCTGAGCGCCGTCGTTCGCGTCGCGGACGACGAGCAGATCCTGCTCACCGGCCGCCTGTCCGTGAAGTCCCACCCCTGGCTCGCCGACCACACCGTGTCGGACGTCATCCTGCTGCCCGGCACCGCCTTCGTGGAACTCGCCCTGCGTGCCGGCGACGAGGTCGGCTGCGACCTGCTGGAGGAGCTGACCCTCGAAGCCCCGCTCGTCCTCCCGGAGAAGGGCGCCGCCCAGCTCCAGCTGTCCATCGGCGCACCCGACGCCTCCGGCCGCCGCCCGCTCGCCGTGTACGCGCGCCCGGAGAACGGCGCGGACGAGGGCACCGAATGGACCCGACACGCCTCCGCCACCCTCGCCACCGACACCACCCGGCCGTCCTTCGAACTGACCGCCTGGCCGCCGGACGGCGCCGAGCCCGTCGCCCTCGACGGCTTCTACGCCGCGCTCGCCGAGACCGGCTACCAGTACGGCCCCGTCTTCCAGGGCCTCACGAACGTATGGCGGCACGACGGCCACTGGTACGCCGAGGTCGCCCTGCCGGAGGAACAGCACAAGGAAGCGGCACGCTTCGGCCTGCATCCCGCGGTACTGGACGCGGCCCTGCAAGCGCAGCTCGCCGCCCGGACGGGGGAGGGCGAGGGCGGAGTCAGCCTGCCCTTCGCCTGGAGCGGGGTCCGTCTGCACGCGGTCGGCGCCACCGCCCTGCGGGTGCGGATCACACCCGAGGGTGCGAACGGAGTAGGCCTGTGGATCGCCGACACGACGGGACAGCCCGTCGCCACGGTCGGCACCCTGGTCTCCCGCGCGGTCCCGGTCGACGGCCTGCGTGCCGCCGCGGATCCTGCCGAGGGCCTCCTCTACGGCGTCCGGTGGACCCCCGTGGTCACGGCGCCGTCCGCGCCCGTCGCTCCCGGCCGCTACGTCCTCGGCGACGACGCCGGACTCGACCAGGGCTGGACGCGCGCCGCCTCCCTCGCCGACCTGCCCGACGCACCCGGCACGGTCGTCCTGCCCTGCACGCCCGCCGCGCACGCGGACCCCGGCACTGTCACCACGCAGGTCCTGCGGACCGTGCAGGACTGGCTCGCCGACGACCGCTTCGCCGACGCCCGCCTCGTCGTCGTCACCCGGGGAGCCGTCGCCACCCGCACCGGCGAGGACGTGCCGGGCCTGGCCGCCGCGGCCGTATGGGGTCTGATCAGGTCCGCCCAGTCCGAGAACCCCGGCCGGCTGTTCCTCCTGGACGTCGACGACGCCTCCGAGGCCGCGCTGTCCGCCGCTGTGGCTCTGGCCGACTCGGGCGGTGAGCCTCAACTCGCCCTGCGGAACGGCGAAACGCTCGTCCCGCGCCTGTCTCGTACCGGCGAAATCCGCGAACCTACCGGCGAAACCCGCGAACGTACCGGCGAATCCCGCGAAGCGACCTGGGACTCCGAAGGCACCGTCCTCATCACGGGCGGCACCGGCGCCCTCGGCGCCCTCGTCGCCCGCCACCTCGTCACCCGGCACGGCGTACGCAGCCTCGTCCTTGCCTCCCGCCGGGGCCCCGACGCGCCCGGAGCGGCCGAGCTGCGCGCGGAACTGACCGCCCTGGGCACCGAGGTGACCGTCGAGGCCTGTGACGTCGCCGACCGCGATGCCCTCGCCGCGCTGCTCGCCCGTGTCCCCGCCGACCGCCCGCTGCGCGGAGTCGTCCACACCGCGGGCGCCCTGGACGACGGAGTCCTCGACTCGCTCACCGAGGACAGGCTGGAGCAGGTGCTGCGCCCCAAAGCGCTCGCCGCGCTCAACCTGCACGAGGCGACGAAGGACCTGGACCTGTCGGCGTTCGTGCTCTTCTCCTCCGCCGCCGGCCTCCTCGGCGGGGCGGGGCAGGCCAACTACGCGGCGGCCAACACGTTCCTCGACTCGCTGGCCCACCACCGCCGGGCACGAGGGCTTCCCGCCGTCTCCCTCGCCTGGTCCCTGTGGGCCGGATCCGGCGGCATGACCGGCGGGCTGCGCGAGGACGACCTGAGCCGCATCGCCGCCTCCGGCCTGCCCCCGCTCACCGCCGAGCAGGGCCTCGCCCTGTTCGACGCCGCACTCGAAACAGGCGAAGCACTGCTCGCCCCCCTGCGGCTCGACCTCGCCGCCCTGCGCGGCGCCGCCGCCGCGGGCCGCCTGCCCGTCCTGCTGCGCGGCCTCGTCCGGGCCCCGACACGGCGCGCCGTCGAGGCGGCCACCACCGACGCCTCCGGTCTCGCCCGGCGGCTGGTCGGGCTCGAGGCCGACGAGCGGGAACGCGTGCTGCTCGACATCGTCCGAAGGCACGTGGCCACCGCCCTGGGCCACGGCACTCCCGGGGCGGTCGGCGCCGACCAGTCCTTCAAGGACCTCGGTTTCGACTCGCTCACCTCCGTCGAACTGCGCAACCAACTCGGTGCGGAGACCGGGCTGAGGCTGTCGGCCACTCTCGTCTTCGACCACCCGAGGCCCACCGAACTCGCCCGATTTCTGTGCGACGAGATCGCGGGAACCGACGCTCACACGGCCGACAGCGTGGTCGCCGCGACCGACGACGATCCCGTCGTCGTCATCGGCATGGCCTGCCAGTACCCCGGCGGGGTCGTTTCCCCCGAGGACCTGTGGCGGTTCGTCAGCGAGGGCGGCGACGCCATCTCCGCGTTTCCCACCGACCGCGGCTGGGACCTGGACCGGCTCGCGGGCCTCCAGGCCGGATTCCTGTACGGGGCCAGCCACTTCGACGCGGCCCTGTTCGGCATCTCGCCCCGCGAGGCCCTGGCCATGGACCCCCAGCAGCGGCTGCTGCTGGAGAGCTCCTGGGAGGTCCTCGAACGCACCGGCATCGACCCGCTCTCCCTGCGCGGCACCCGCACGGGCGTGTTCGTCGGCGCCATGGGCTCCGGCTACGCCTCCGGTCTCACCGGCATCCCCGAGGGCATGGAGGGCTACATCGGCCTCGGCCTGGCCGGCAGCGTCATCGCAGGCCGCGTCGCCTACACCTTCGGCCTCGAAGGCCCGGCCATGACCATCGACACCGCCTGCTCCTCCGCGCTCGTCGCCCTCCACCTGGCCGCGCACGCGCTCCGGCAGGGCGAGTGCTCCATGGCGCTCGCCGGGGGCGTCACCGTGATGGCGACCCCGGGCACGCACACCGAGTTCACGGCGCAGAACGCGCTCGCTGCCGACGGCCGCTGCAAGGCATTCGCCGCCTCGGCCGACGGCACCAGCTTCTCCGAGGGCGTCGGCGTCCTGCTCCTGGAGCGGCTCTCCGACGCCGAGCGCAACGGCCACCCGGTCCTGGCCGTGATCCGCGGCTCCGCCACCAACCAGGACGGCGCGAGCAACGGACTCACCGCCCCCAGCGGCTCCTCCCAGCGGCACGTCATCCGTCAGGCGCTCGCCTCCGCGGGCGTGACCCCCGCGGACGTCGACGTGGTGGAGGCCCACGGCACCGGCACCACGCTCGGCGACCCGATCGAGGCGCAGGCGCTGTTCGCCACGTACGGCCAGGACCGGCCCGAGGGCCGACCGCTGTGGCTGGGCTCGGCCAAGTCCAACTTCGGGCACACACAGGCGGCGGCGGGTGCCGCCGGCATCATCAAGATGGTCATGGCCATGCACCACGGCGAACTGCCCCGCACCCTGCACATCGATGAACCGTCCCCGCACATCGACTGGTCCAGCGGCACCATCGAACTGCTCACCGAACCCCGCGCCTGGCCCGCCGACGCGAGCAGGCCTCGTCGCGCGGGCGTCTCGTCCTTCGGTATCAGCGGCAGCAACGCCCACGTCGTCCTGGAGGAACCACCCGCCGTACGGCGTCCCGAAGAGCCGCGCGAACCGGCCACCGGGCCGCACGCGTTCGTCGTCTCCGGTCACACCCCGGACGCCCTGTGCGACCAGGCCGCCCGGCTACGTGCCCACGTCCTCGCGCACCCCGACGCCGACGCACGCGACCTCGGCCACTCCCTGGCCGTCACCCGCCACGCACTGGACCACCGGGCGGTCGTCGTCGCCGAGGACCATGAGGAACTCCTCGCCGGGCTCGCCGCCGTCGCCGCGGGCGAGAGCGCACCCGACGTGGCGCAGAGCACCGCGGACACCGGCGGCAGGGTTGCCTTCCTCTTCTCCGGCCAGGGCGCCCAGCGCCCCGGCATGGGCCGCGATCTCTACGCGGCCCACCCCGTCTACGCCAGGGCCTTCGACGAGGTCTGCGCCGAACTCGACCGGCACCTCGACGGCCCCCCGCTGAGCACCGTCGTCTTCGCCTCCGAGAGCTCCGCCGAGGCGGCCCTGCTCGACCGCACCGCCTACACCCAGGCCGCCCTGTTCGCCGTGGGCACCGCGACGCACGCCCTCGTACGGTCCTGGGGCGCCCGTGCGGACGTTCTCATGGGCCACTCCATAGGCGAACTCACCGCCGCCCACGCCGCGGGCGTACTGACCCTCCCGGACGCCTGCGCCCTCGTGGCAGCCCGCGGCCGGCTGATGCAGGCGCTGCCGGAAGGCGGTGCCATGACCGCCGTGGAGGCCACCGAGGACGAGGTACGGGCTCACCTCGACGGCATCGACGAGCGGGTCGCGATCGCCGCGCTCAACGGCCCTGTCTCCGTGGTGCTCTCCGGCGACGAGGACGAAGTCGAGCGGATCGCCGTCGAGTTCGCCGCCCGAGGCCGCAAGACCCGGCGCCTGCGGGTCAGCCACGCCTTTCACTCCAGCCGGATGGACGCGATGCTCGCCGAATTCGAACAGGCCGCGGCGGGCGTGGACTTCGCACCGCCCTCGGTGCCCGTCGTCTCCAATCTGACCGGACGCACCGCCACCGAGGACGACCTGTGCTCGGCGGCCTACTGGGTACGGCACGTGAGGGAAGCCGTCCGCTTCTGCGACGGTGTGCGCACTCTGGAGGACGAAGGCGTCACCACGTACCTGGAGTTGGGCCCCGACGCCACCCTCACCACGATGGTCCTCGACAGCGTGCGCGAGACGTCCACCGCCGTGGCCGTACCGTTGATGCGCCGGGACCGGCCCGAGCCGCGCACCGCGCTGCTCGCCGCGGGCCACCTGCACGCCCGGGGCCACGGTCTCGACCCGGCCCGGCTCCACGGTGACGACGCGCACCGCACGGAGCTGCCGTCGTACGCCTTCCAGCGCGAGCGGTACTGGCTGGAGCCGTCGGCCGCGCCGGCCGGCCCCGCCGAGGAAACGCCGTTCTGGGACCTCGTCGAACAGGCCGAACGGGCCGAACAGGTCAAACGGGAAGGGGGGGTTGACCACGTAGGACAGGACGCGGTCGGCGAACTGGCCGCCCGGCTCGGCCTCGACGAGAACGCCTCGCTCCGCGAGGTGATGCCCGCACTGGCGTCCTGGCGCCGCGGGCTGCGGGAGCGGTCCGCGGCCGACGCCTGGGAGCACCGCGTCGTATGGACACCGGCCGCCGACCCGGCCGCCGCGTCCCTGACCGGAGTGTGGCTGCTCCCGGTGCCCGCTGGCCTGGGGGACGGCGCGTGGACCGCGTCCGTCGCCGATGCGCTCGCCGTTCACGGCGCCCGGACCGTCCTCGTCCCCGTGGACTGCGCCGAGACCGACCGCAAGCAACTCGGTGAACTGCTCACCGGGATCCTCGACGGTATCGACCAGGACACGCCCGTCACCGGAGTGCTTTCGCTGCTGGCCGCCGACGAACGGCCGCTGCCCGGTCACCCGTCCACCCCGAGTGGGCTGGCCGCCACCGCCGCCCTCGTCCAGGCGCTCGCCGACGGCGCGCTCGGTACCTCCGCCGCTCCCCTGTGGTGCCTGACCGCGGGCGCCGTCGGCGTCCACGAGCAGGAGGCCCCGGCAGCGCCCGAACAGGCCGCCGTCTGGGGCCTGGGCCGCACCGCCGCCCTGGAACACCCGCGGTTGTGGGGCGGTCTTGTGGACCTGCCGGCCGGTACCGGCACTGAGGTGCCCGACGACGTCGCCCGGCGCATGTGCGCGGTGCTCGGCGGCCGGGAGGGCGAGGACCAGGTCGCGGTCCGCCGCTCCGGAACCTTCCTGCGCCGACTCGTCCGCGCCACGCCCTCCGGCGTGGCCGGCCCGGCCCCTTCCTGGAGCGGCACCGTCCTGCTGACCGGCGGCACCGGCGCCCTGGGCGTACGGACCGCGACCTGGCTCGCCGAACAAGGGGCGGACCGACTGCTCGTGGTCAGCCGCAGCGGCGGCAGTGCCGAGAGCCGCGCCGAACTCGAAGCCGCCGTCGCCGACTTCGATGTCGACCTGGTCGTCGCGGCGTGCGACGTGGCCGACCGCGCCGCACTGGCCCGGCTGCTGGCCGAGCACCCCGTGGACGCGGTGGTGCACACCGCCGGTGTCCTCGACGACCGCCTGCTCGACACCCTCACCCCGGAGAGCCTGGAGATCGTGCTGCGGCCGAAGCTGGCCGCCGCGCGCAACCTCCACGAACTCACCCGCGAGCGCGACCTCTGCGCTTTCGTGCTGTTCGCCTCCGTCTCGGGCACCCTCGGTTCCATCGGCCAGGCCAACTACGCCGCGGCCAACGCCTTCCTGGACGCCCTCGCCCAGCAGCGGCTAGCGGCGGGCCTGCCCGCGACCTCCATCGCCTGGGGGCCCTGGGCCGGCGCGGGCATGGCCGTCGAGAACGCCGACACCGAACAGCGCATGCGGCGCGGCGGCCTCAACCCCCTGGACCCCGGCCGGGCACCCGAGGCCATCGGCCGGGCCGTCGCCCGCCGCGAGGCCGCCCTCGCCGTTGTCGACGTGGACTGGGCGCGGTTCGCCGCCGGCTTCACCTCGGTCCGGCGCAGCCCGCTACTGTCGAACCTCCCCGAGCTACGGGACCTGGCGGCGGCACACCCGGCAGCGGCGGCGGAGGAGAACGCCGGGGAGGCACTGCGCGCCCGGCTGGCCGGACTCAGCGCCGACGAGCGGGAACGGGCCCTCGTCACCCTGGTGCGCACCCAGGTCGCCGAAGTCCTCGGACACGCCTCGACCGACAGGATCGGCGCCGGCCGGGCCTTCAACGCCCTCGGCTTCGACTCCCTGATGGCGGTCGAACTGCGCAACCGGCTCGGCGCCGTCACCGGGCTCCAGCTTCCCGCCACCCTGCTCTTCGACCAACCCAACGCGATGGCCCTCGCCGGATTCCTGCGCGGCAGGCTCACCGATGGCGCGGACGGTGGCGGGGTGCTCGCCGAACTCGACCGGCTGGAGGCGTCGTTGGCGACGATGGACGCCGACGACACCCGCCGCGACCGCATCGGCGTACGGCTGAGGGCCCTGCTGGCCCGGTGGAACGGCGGCACGGATGGCACCGCCGGCGCCCCCGCGGCCGACGGCGCCACGGCAACGGACGACGTCACCGACCGCATCAACTCCGCCGCGGCGGACGAGATCTTCGACTTCATCGAGAACGATCTTGGAATCTCCTGA